One bacterium genomic region harbors:
- a CDS encoding arylsulfatase — MSKTLLAFSLLIFILLALGCQEGTEKTTSSGKLDRTVLPIKEPTRQTYTELDARNATAPPRFEVKAPEGAPNVVIILIDDMGFGVSEAFGGPVTTPTMDKLSKNGLMYNRFHTTALCSPTRVALLTGYNHHSNNMGAITEAATTFPGNTGVRPQTITPVAEVLRQNGYNTAAFGKYHETPPWEISNSGPQDRWPTRSGFEKFYGFIGGETNQWAPLIYDGVTLVETPEDPNYHFTTDMTNQAISWVRYQQALSPDKPFFMYFAPGATHAPHHVPKEWIEKYKGKFDEGWDKIRELTLERQIKLGIVPENTKLAPKPKDIKDWEKLSADEKKLFTRQMEVYAAFAEQTDYEVGRLISAIEKLGVMDNTVIIFIAGDNGASAEGQMNGMFSEMTYFNAVPETVPDMLKHYDEWGGPSTYPHFAAGWAVAMDAPFSYTKQVASDFGGTRNGMIIQWPEGIKAKGELRSQFGHVIDIAPTIYEVTKIPAPKMVNGIEQDPIEGTSLAYTFNDASSEEKHKVQYFEMFGNRSVYQDGWYARTIHRPAWLQKPLNTLQEDKWELYNTNEDFSLANDLASQNPDKLKDMQALFMKEAEKYHVLPIDDRLLERTNAELMGRPTVMGNRNIITYGEGMKGMGVDIFIDLRNTAYTITAEVAVNANGNGVIVCQGGRFGGLSFYMKNGKPAFSYNYLGLESSHIIAPEALKPGNYKLVYDFKYDGGGMGKGGIGTILVNDKKVVEKRIEKTQPGIFSVDDLADIGVDDGTHVADYGASAKFNGKIEYVTIERKK; from the coding sequence ATGTCTAAAACTCTATTAGCCTTTAGCCTGCTAATTTTCATTTTATTAGCTCTTGGCTGTCAGGAAGGAACCGAAAAAACAACTTCATCGGGTAAGTTGGATAGAACGGTTCTTCCAATTAAAGAACCAACTCGTCAAACATATACCGAACTTGATGCACGCAATGCCACTGCTCCTCCAAGATTTGAAGTGAAAGCTCCGGAAGGTGCACCCAATGTGGTAATTATATTAATAGATGACATGGGTTTTGGAGTATCCGAAGCTTTTGGCGGACCTGTTACCACACCAACTATGGATAAACTTAGTAAAAACGGTTTAATGTATAACCGTTTTCATACTACTGCGCTTTGCTCGCCTACCCGTGTGGCTTTACTTACCGGGTATAATCATCACAGCAATAATATGGGTGCTATTACTGAAGCTGCTACAACCTTTCCTGGAAATACCGGAGTGAGACCGCAAACAATTACACCAGTGGCTGAAGTGCTTCGCCAAAACGGATACAATACTGCAGCATTCGGTAAGTATCATGAAACACCACCATGGGAAATATCAAATTCAGGTCCTCAGGACCGTTGGCCAACACGTTCAGGCTTTGAGAAATTTTATGGCTTCATTGGCGGTGAGACCAATCAATGGGCACCACTCATTTATGACGGAGTAACATTGGTTGAAACTCCGGAAGATCCGAATTATCACTTTACCACCGACATGACCAACCAAGCTATTTCATGGGTTCGTTACCAGCAGGCTTTATCTCCCGATAAGCCTTTCTTTATGTACTTTGCACCAGGCGCAACCCATGCACCGCATCATGTTCCAAAAGAGTGGATTGAAAAATACAAAGGGAAATTTGATGAGGGCTGGGACAAGATTCGTGAACTGACATTAGAACGTCAGATAAAACTGGGCATAGTTCCTGAAAACACAAAGCTTGCACCAAAACCAAAAGATATTAAAGACTGGGAAAAACTTTCAGCCGATGAAAAGAAATTATTTACCCGCCAGATGGAAGTGTATGCCGCATTTGCCGAACAGACTGATTACGAAGTCGGAAGACTCATATCAGCAATTGAAAAATTGGGTGTAATGGATAATACGGTAATAATATTTATTGCCGGTGATAATGGTGCAAGCGCCGAAGGCCAGATGAACGGTATGTTTAGTGAAATGACTTACTTCAATGCGGTTCCCGAAACAGTTCCGGATATGTTAAAGCATTACGACGAATGGGGTGGACCAAGCACTTATCCGCACTTTGCAGCAGGATGGGCAGTTGCAATGGATGCACCTTTCTCCTATACCAAACAGGTTGCTTCAGATTTTGGAGGTACAAGAAACGGAATGATTATTCAATGGCCGGAAGGTATCAAAGCAAAGGGAGAATTGCGCTCACAGTTTGGTCATGTAATTGATATTGCTCCAACCATTTATGAGGTTACAAAAATACCTGCACCAAAAATGGTAAATGGTATAGAACAGGATCCGATTGAGGGTACAAGTTTGGCTTATACATTTAATGATGCCAGTTCGGAAGAAAAACATAAAGTCCAGTACTTTGAAATGTTTGGCAACAGGAGCGTGTATCAGGATGGCTGGTATGCTCGCACAATTCACAGACCAGCATGGTTACAGAAACCTCTCAATACCCTGCAGGAAGATAAATGGGAGTTATATAATACAAATGAAGATTTCAGTCTTGCTAATGATTTGGCTTCACAAAATCCAGATAAGCTGAAAGACATGCAAGCGTTGTTCATGAAAGAGGCTGAAAAATATCATGTGCTGCCGATTGATGATCGCCTGCTCGAAAGAACCAATGCTGAACTCATGGGCAGACCAACTGTTATGGGCAATAGAAATATTATTACATATGGCGAAGGTATGAAAGGAATGGGCGTTGATATCTTCATTGACCTAAGAAATACAGCGTATACGATCACTGCAGAAGTCGCAGTAAATGCAAATGGAAACGGTGTAATTGTATGCCAGGGCGGAAGATTTGGTGGTCTGTCTTTCTACATGAAAAACGGGAAACCGGCATTTTCATATAATTACCTTGGGTTGGAATCATCACATATAATCGCACCTGAAGCATTGAAACCAGGGAACTACAAATTGGTTTACGACTTTAAGTACGATGGTGGCGGAATGGGTAAAGGTGGTATTGGTACCATCTTAGTAAATGATAAAAAAGTTGTAGAAAAGAGAATTGAAAAAACACAACCCGGTATTTTCTCTGTTGATGATTTGGCGGATATTGGTGTTGATGACGGTACCCATGTAGCAGATTACGGAGCTTCGGCTAAGTTCAACGGAAAAATTGAATACGTGACCATCGAGCGAAAAAAGTAG
- a CDS encoding arylsulfatase, protein MKKIFALIPLLLLFAFFFGCQEGTDRQTTSGELDRTILPIKEPTPPTYKELDARDATPPERFEVKAPEGAPNVVIVLIDDIGFGHSSAFGGPINMPTLDRLASNGLRYNRFHTTALCSPTRVALLTGRNHHVNNAGAIMELATGFPGNTGVRPNSVTPLAEILRQNGFSTAAFGKYHETAPWEVSVSGPYDRWPTRSGFDKFYGFIGGETNQWAPAIFNGTIRIETPEDPNYHFTEDMTDQAIQFMQAQQSLTPDKPFYVYFAPGATHAPHHVPKEWADKYKGKFDQGWDKLREETFSRQKALGIIPQDTRLTERPKEIQAWDDLSADQKRLFARQMEVFAGFGEHTDYNVGRLVQALEEMGEMDNTIFFYIVGDNGSSAEGGPEGTYNEMMALNGIVGQASQMMNHYDDWGSPETYPHFAVGWAHAGNTPFQWTKQVASHFGGTRNGMVVHWPEGIKSKNEIRSQFHHVIDIAPTVLEACKLPEPKIVNGVEQYPMDGVSMMYTFEDATAKDKRTTQYFEMFGNRAIYHEGWVAAARHSIPWLLAQLPKFSDDVWELYNIDEDFSQANNLASQNPEKLKELQDLFMKEAEKYHVLPIDDRRSERFDPSIAGRPDLMGKRTSLTVYEGMTGMMENAFINIKNKSYTITAEVELKKNNESGVIISQGGRFGGWVIYMKNGKVHHEYNFFGLERTNISSSTSIPIGKHSIKYEFISDGPKPGLGGKSILYIDGNKVAEGYVPKTQPFAFSGDEGADVGIDSETNVSNDYKERDNKFTGKIHKVIINIAPAKI, encoded by the coding sequence ATGAAAAAAATATTTGCATTAATCCCACTACTTCTGCTTTTCGCATTTTTTTTTGGTTGTCAGGAAGGTACTGATAGACAAACAACTAGTGGTGAACTTGACAGAACAATTCTTCCAATCAAAGAACCAACTCCACCGACTTACAAAGAACTTGATGCAAGGGATGCAACTCCACCTGAGAGGTTCGAAGTTAAAGCGCCTGAAGGTGCACCGAATGTTGTAATTGTTTTAATCGATGACATCGGATTCGGTCACTCAAGTGCATTTGGAGGTCCAATCAATATGCCGACGCTTGACAGACTTGCAAGCAATGGTTTGCGTTACAACAGGTTTCATACAACGGCGTTATGCTCGCCGACTCGAGTTGCTCTATTAACCGGACGCAATCATCATGTAAATAATGCAGGTGCCATAATGGAATTGGCGACAGGATTTCCTGGAAATACCGGTGTTCGTCCGAACAGCGTTACACCGCTGGCGGAAATTTTAAGACAGAACGGATTCAGCACTGCTGCATTCGGCAAATATCATGAAACAGCTCCTTGGGAAGTTTCTGTTTCCGGTCCATATGATAGATGGCCAACCCGTTCAGGCTTCGATAAATTTTATGGATTCATCGGTGGTGAAACTAATCAATGGGCACCGGCAATTTTTAATGGTACTATTAGAATTGAAACTCCTGAGGATCCTAACTATCATTTCACAGAAGACATGACTGATCAGGCAATCCAATTTATGCAGGCACAACAATCGTTAACTCCAGATAAACCGTTTTATGTTTACTTTGCACCGGGCGCTACTCACGCACCGCATCACGTTCCCAAAGAATGGGCGGATAAGTATAAAGGAAAATTCGACCAGGGCTGGGATAAGTTAAGGGAAGAAACTTTTTCACGTCAAAAAGCTTTGGGAATAATCCCCCAGGATACTCGTCTTACAGAACGACCAAAAGAAATTCAGGCATGGGATGATTTAAGTGCTGATCAGAAAAGATTGTTTGCAAGACAAATGGAAGTCTTTGCTGGATTTGGTGAACATACAGATTACAACGTTGGCAGATTAGTTCAAGCACTTGAAGAGATGGGAGAGATGGATAACACTATTTTCTTTTATATTGTTGGTGATAACGGATCAAGTGCAGAAGGCGGACCAGAAGGAACCTATAACGAAATGATGGCGTTAAATGGAATTGTTGGTCAAGCTTCCCAGATGATGAACCACTATGATGATTGGGGAAGCCCTGAGACTTATCCGCATTTTGCTGTTGGCTGGGCCCATGCCGGCAACACTCCTTTCCAATGGACAAAACAGGTAGCATCTCATTTCGGCGGAACAAGAAACGGAATGGTAGTTCACTGGCCGGAGGGAATAAAATCCAAAAATGAAATTCGCTCGCAGTTTCATCATGTAATCGATATTGCGCCAACTGTGCTGGAAGCCTGTAAACTTCCCGAACCAAAAATTGTAAATGGAGTTGAGCAGTATCCAATGGATGGAGTTTCGATGATGTACACATTTGAAGATGCAACAGCAAAAGACAAAAGGACAACTCAATATTTTGAAATGTTCGGCAATAGGGCAATCTATCACGAAGGATGGGTTGCGGCTGCACGTCATTCGATTCCATGGCTGCTGGCTCAACTTCCAAAATTTTCTGATGATGTTTGGGAACTTTATAACATAGACGAAGATTTCAGCCAGGCAAATAATTTAGCATCACAAAATCCCGAAAAATTGAAAGAGCTTCAGGATTTATTTATGAAAGAAGCTGAAAAATATCACGTTTTGCCAATTGACGACCGGAGATCAGAAAGATTCGATCCTTCAATTGCCGGAAGACCTGATCTGATGGGCAAACGAACTTCATTGACCGTCTATGAAGGAATGACTGGTATGATGGAAAATGCTTTCATTAATATTAAAAATAAATCATATACTATTACCGCAGAAGTTGAATTGAAAAAGAATAATGAAAGTGGTGTGATCATCTCTCAGGGTGGTCGATTCGGCGGATGGGTAATTTATATGAAAAATGGTAAAGTTCATCACGAATATAACTTCTTCGGACTGGAGCGCACTAATATTTCATCCTCGACTTCCATCCCAATAGGAAAACATTCGATCAAATATGAATTTATTTCCGACGGCCCCAAGCCCGGTTTAGGAGGTAAATCAATTTTGTACATCGATGGAAATAAAGTTGCAGAGGGATATGTTCCTAAAACTCAGCCGTTCGCATTTTCGGGTGATGAAGGTGCTGATGTTGGTATAGATAGTGAAACGAATGTATCCAACGATTACAAGGAAAGAGATAACAAATTCACTGGAAAGATTCACAAGGTAATCATTAATATTGCTCCGGCAAAAATTTAA
- a CDS encoding DUF4136 domain-containing protein, with product MRKTTLSLIIFIAAAIVVLQSCYPGDELTYSDTDIVATFYDKEADFSTKLTYAMPDTIYRLDDEGNPIVDVGANDQNIIDKVKDELEGYGFTEAATPAAADVIVFSVITTTSWVSGGCYYDWWYGWWYPYYGWCYPVYYTYDTGTLLIAMLDNDATEARTGLWVAAMNGLLGDSNAGTLSRVNAGIEQAFSQSPYLGTGK from the coding sequence ATGAGAAAAACTACATTGAGCTTAATCATATTTATCGCCGCTGCAATAGTTGTATTGCAATCATGTTATCCGGGCGATGAATTAACTTACAGTGATACAGATATCGTAGCAACATTCTACGATAAAGAAGCTGATTTTTCCACAAAGCTTACTTATGCAATGCCCGATACTATTTACAGGCTGGATGATGAGGGCAATCCTATTGTAGATGTCGGTGCAAATGATCAGAATATCATAGACAAAGTAAAGGATGAACTGGAAGGTTATGGCTTTACTGAAGCGGCAACACCTGCTGCTGCAGATGTTATTGTTTTTTCAGTTATAACAACCACAAGCTGGGTTTCTGGCGGATGTTACTATGACTGGTGGTATGGTTGGTGGTATCCTTATTACGGGTGGTGTTACCCTGTTTACTACACTTACGATACCGGAACATTACTCATTGCAATGCTCGATAATGATGCTACTGAAGCAAGAACGGGTCTGTGGGTTGCAGCAATGAACGGATTGCTTGGTGATTCTAATGCTGGCACGCTATCACGCGTAAACGCAGGTATAGAGCAGGCATTTAGTCAATCACCGTATCTGGGCACAGGTAAATAA
- a CDS encoding tetratricopeptide repeat protein — translation MDKKIHTSLIRLIKNDLYPEMVRATAISYLSAYNNPLADSVVVEMLYNIEPLVRERAIDAFNTNDAQKLINTIFPLLNDPIRMVRIAAASKLSVVGKEFFTDEQFKKLNEVLDEYLQTLKYTADFPSGKYNLGNYYSNKGDYAKAEKFYLDAIKLDNDLYPAKSNLALLYYNQGKLKEAENLFLDLIKNHSEYTQGEYYLGLLYAEQKRYSEAAQVLEKATFKADVNPRIYYNLGLIYQYLNNQKKAESSLLKANSISPNQFDIIYALADFYIKAGDLTRAMKYAEELNEKFPGNPEIEKLLNYLSQRLNN, via the coding sequence TTGGATAAAAAAATACACACCAGCCTTATCAGATTAATTAAGAATGATCTTTATCCTGAAATGGTAAGAGCGACTGCAATTAGTTATTTATCTGCTTACAATAATCCTCTGGCTGACTCGGTGGTTGTAGAAATGCTCTATAACATTGAGCCTTTGGTTCGTGAAAGAGCTATCGATGCCTTTAATACAAATGATGCACAGAAATTAATAAATACGATTTTTCCATTGCTGAATGACCCGATAAGGATGGTACGAATTGCTGCTGCATCAAAACTTTCTGTTGTTGGCAAAGAGTTTTTTACTGATGAACAATTCAAAAAGCTGAATGAGGTGCTTGACGAGTATCTTCAAACACTAAAATACACAGCTGACTTCCCTTCCGGTAAATACAACCTTGGGAATTATTATTCCAACAAAGGTGACTATGCTAAAGCAGAAAAATTTTATTTAGATGCGATAAAGCTGGATAATGATTTGTATCCTGCAAAATCAAACCTTGCACTGCTTTACTACAACCAGGGGAAGTTGAAAGAAGCAGAAAATTTATTTCTTGATCTGATTAAAAATCATTCCGAATACACTCAGGGCGAATATTATCTTGGATTACTGTATGCTGAACAGAAAAGGTATAGTGAAGCGGCACAAGTTCTTGAGAAAGCAACTTTTAAAGCTGATGTTAATCCAAGAATTTATTATAATCTCGGATTGATTTATCAATATCTAAACAATCAAAAGAAGGCTGAGTCTTCCCTGCTTAAAGCCAATTCCATTTCTCCTAATCAATTCGATATAATTTATGCTTTAGCAGATTTTTATATTAAAGCTGGAGATTTAACCAGAGCAATGAAGTATGCTGAAGAACTTAACGAAAAGTTTCCAGGCAATCCTGAAATTGAAAAACTTTTAAATTATTTATCACAACGACTGAATAATTAA
- a CDS encoding TetR/AcrR family transcriptional regulator, which produces MDEKARKWIETGYEHFALYGPENLSIDKIAKDVGAARTTFYYYFGDFDLFIDDLLSWHINLANQIKEKVFEHCANYIPDFISLIAKNKTTVLFHKQLVKNRNNPKYLLTYNQGNNIVDNATLDLWSKDFGISGDKDFRMAVYSLLRDSFYNRITVETLDYDSIIKLIIEIREVTTKLIANQLK; this is translated from the coding sequence ATGGATGAAAAAGCAAGAAAGTGGATAGAAACGGGTTACGAGCATTTTGCTTTATATGGTCCTGAAAATCTGAGCATAGATAAAATTGCTAAAGATGTCGGCGCAGCAAGGACTACTTTCTATTATTATTTTGGCGATTTTGATTTATTCATCGATGATCTTTTATCCTGGCATATTAACCTAGCAAATCAAATTAAAGAAAAAGTTTTTGAACACTGCGCTAATTATATACCCGATTTTATTAGCTTAATTGCAAAGAATAAAACTACAGTATTGTTCCATAAACAATTAGTGAAAAATCGGAACAATCCGAAATACCTGCTCACTTACAATCAGGGGAATAATATTGTTGATAATGCGACGCTTGATTTATGGTCCAAGGATTTTGGAATATCAGGGGATAAGGATTTCAGGATGGCTGTTTACTCTTTGCTCAGGGATTCCTTTTATAACAGAATAACCGTGGAAACGCTGGATTATGATTCGATAATTAAGTTAATAATCGAAATCCGCGAGGTAACAACCAAGCTTATTGCAAATCAACTGAAATAA
- a CDS encoding T9SS type A sorting domain-containing protein, which translates to MKYVLILLIFSQVIYSQNTVQVFEIQGSVNGISDNGIYACGFDFNAGESFLWTEAGGKVLLGQNTEANGVSNDGIVAGKFLDPNTLSNGEPTWVAGFYSSGQWNKVGGIHGVEPFDPNFYTYAYSINASGTLMTGMAARPNYKVEACYWNLPDTTIHLLGQINGQNGRADDASNDGSIIVGWSADSSGQPDREPYYWDPAPHFMGGFDPSWPAGECNGISPDGNILVGTSSAGFSPGYAFRYTVLNGMQMITDSLLWARGYSADVSNNDVIVGHVEDFFSPFAFIWQSGWTNSVLLGTFLQDSLGVTGISDWMFLYARGISADGNVIGGEMINNNFPFGGGFVVKISSSTSVDDDINNPDGYILNQNYPNPFNPSTQINFTIPKSEFVSLTLYNSLGQEVSTLANEVYNAGLHTLQFDASGLASGIYLVKMNAGKFVKTIKMNLIK; encoded by the coding sequence ATGAAATATGTTCTCATTCTGCTAATTTTTTCACAAGTAATTTATTCACAAAACACCGTTCAGGTATTTGAAATACAAGGAAGCGTAAATGGCATTTCGGATAATGGTATTTATGCATGTGGTTTTGATTTCAATGCCGGCGAATCATTCCTGTGGACGGAAGCAGGAGGCAAAGTTTTGCTTGGACAGAATACTGAAGCAAATGGTGTTTCAAATGATGGAATTGTAGCTGGAAAATTTTTAGACCCGAACACACTTTCCAACGGAGAACCTACATGGGTAGCTGGTTTTTATTCAAGCGGTCAATGGAATAAAGTTGGCGGAATTCACGGAGTCGAGCCATTCGATCCGAACTTTTATACATATGCTTATTCCATAAATGCCTCCGGAACTTTGATGACTGGAATGGCTGCAAGACCAAATTACAAAGTTGAAGCTTGCTATTGGAATCTACCTGATACTACTATTCACCTGCTGGGACAAATCAATGGACAGAATGGACGTGCTGATGATGCTTCAAACGATGGTTCAATTATAGTTGGCTGGAGTGCTGATTCTTCCGGACAGCCGGATCGGGAACCATATTATTGGGATCCTGCACCACATTTTATGGGAGGTTTTGATCCAAGCTGGCCTGCGGGAGAATGCAATGGAATTAGTCCTGATGGAAATATCTTGGTTGGTACTTCCTCCGCTGGATTTTCACCAGGTTATGCATTTCGATATACAGTCTTAAACGGAATGCAGATGATTACAGACTCATTGCTTTGGGCAAGAGGTTACAGTGCAGATGTTTCAAACAATGATGTGATAGTTGGACATGTTGAAGATTTCTTCTCACCATTTGCATTTATCTGGCAATCAGGTTGGACTAATTCAGTACTGCTAGGCACATTTTTACAGGATTCACTAGGTGTTACAGGAATATCAGACTGGATGTTTTTATATGCACGGGGTATTTCGGCAGATGGAAATGTTATTGGTGGTGAAATGATTAATAACAATTTTCCATTCGGTGGAGGATTTGTAGTTAAGATTTCAAGTTCGACTTCTGTTGATGATGATATAAATAATCCAGATGGATATATTTTGAATCAAAATTATCCGAATCCTTTTAATCCATCTACACAAATTAATTTTACCATCCCGAAAAGTGAATTTGTAAGTCTTACATTATATAATTCACTTGGTCAGGAAGTTTCTACATTAGCTAACGAAGTTTATAATGCAGGTTTGCATACACTTCAATTCGATGCTTCTGGATTAGCAAGTGGTATCTATTTAGTTAAGATGAATGCTGGTAAATTTGTAAAGACTATAAAAATGAATCTGATAAAGTAA
- a CDS encoding cytochrome b N-terminal domain-containing protein produces MPTSENIKPKRFAGILLHLHPQSIKKDAIEFNRTFGLGGMAALLIVIQFVTGIMLRFYYEPFPQKAYDSILHLQNNVLFGQLIRNIHHWCGVFLVMIAFLHLLRVFFTGGFQSSRKVNWIIGLALFVLIIFSNFTGYLLPWDQLAYWAVTVGTSLLNYFPVIGEGIRQFVLSGDEVNANTLIIFYNFHTAVLPILLLLLMAYHFWRVRKAGGVYLPKSNEVNEIVPTYPNLVYKEFIVALALIAIVLVFSVFLNAPLLAKANPDVSLNPTKAPWYFAGVQELLLHFHPFVAAFLIPLTIIFLLTALPFINYKEEPSGYWFHSENAKQAAKFTAISSSIITLILIIINEFVPDFEILLPQLNPFISNGIIPLLIIMLIIWSFYKFVTKKFNLSYLEVVQTMFVFIATSFIFLTLIGIFFRGVDMALTFPWNL; encoded by the coding sequence GTGCCAACTTCTGAAAACATCAAACCCAAAAGATTCGCAGGTATACTTCTTCATCTGCATCCGCAATCAATTAAGAAAGATGCTATAGAATTCAATCGCACTTTCGGTTTGGGTGGAATGGCAGCACTGCTCATCGTGATTCAGTTTGTCACAGGAATAATGCTCCGCTTTTATTATGAACCTTTCCCGCAAAAAGCTTACGACTCAATTTTACATCTGCAAAACAATGTACTCTTCGGTCAACTAATTAGAAATATTCATCATTGGTGCGGAGTGTTTCTTGTAATGATCGCTTTCCTTCATCTGCTCAGAGTTTTTTTTACTGGGGGATTTCAGTCTTCAAGAAAAGTCAACTGGATTATTGGATTAGCACTTTTCGTTTTAATTATCTTTTCAAACTTCACAGGTTACTTGCTTCCATGGGATCAATTAGCATACTGGGCAGTAACAGTCGGAACAAGTCTGTTAAATTACTTTCCTGTTATCGGTGAAGGTATCAGGCAATTTGTTTTATCAGGTGACGAAGTAAATGCAAATACATTAATTATCTTTTACAATTTTCACACCGCAGTGCTTCCGATTCTTTTACTTCTTCTGATGGCTTATCATTTCTGGCGTGTCAGAAAAGCCGGTGGAGTTTATCTTCCTAAATCAAATGAAGTAAATGAAATTGTACCAACATATCCGAATTTAGTTTACAAGGAATTCATTGTTGCTTTAGCGCTGATAGCAATTGTGCTTGTTTTTTCTGTTTTTCTAAATGCACCTTTACTTGCAAAAGCGAATCCTGATGTTAGTCTTAATCCGACCAAAGCTCCGTGGTATTTTGCTGGCGTACAGGAATTGCTTTTACACTTTCATCCGTTTGTCGCTGCATTTCTGATTCCGCTGACAATTATTTTTTTACTAACAGCACTGCCATTTATTAACTATAAGGAAGAACCAAGCGGTTACTGGTTTCATTCTGAAAATGCAAAACAAGCAGCTAAGTTTACAGCAATTAGTTCTTCAATAATAACTTTGATACTTATAATTATAAATGAATTCGTTCCCGACTTTGAAATTCTTTTACCTCAATTAAACCCTTTCATAAGCAATGGAATAATTCCTCTTCTAATCATCATGTTGATAATATGGTCATTCTATAAATTTGTAACAAAGAAATTTAACTTATCTTATCTTGAAGTTGTACAAACCATGTTTGTATTTATAGCAACTTCGTTCATCTTCCTTACTTTAATTGGAATATTTTTTCGTGGTGTTGATATGGCATTAACATTTCCGTGGAATCTGTAA
- a CDS encoding outer membrane beta-barrel protein, which translates to MNNHKKFWQLLTVFALTILLFSSSYAQREQWYGALTYSVSVPSGDTKDIIGDIGWWGMGLDYRYMLQKNLSVGLYFGWNTMYERVTGLTELNTDPPGAIYGTQDNTINSFPIMANIHYYFGERKQLRPYIGLNAGGSIMLQEKAVGIFLWNNDQWQWGVAPEVGVAIPVERDFGLLINGKYNMYFSGQDAIGNDINNSYWAINVGFIWEP; encoded by the coding sequence ATGAATAATCATAAAAAATTTTGGCAATTACTTACAGTATTTGCTTTAACAATTTTGCTGTTCAGCAGCAGCTACGCACAAAGAGAGCAATGGTATGGAGCTCTTACCTATTCTGTTTCTGTTCCATCAGGCGATACCAAAGACATTATCGGAGATATCGGCTGGTGGGGAATGGGATTAGATTATCGCTATATGCTTCAAAAGAATTTATCTGTCGGATTGTATTTCGGCTGGAATACTATGTATGAGAGAGTAACCGGACTTACTGAACTCAACACTGATCCTCCGGGAGCCATTTACGGAACGCAAGACAATACTATTAATTCATTCCCTATTATGGCAAATATCCATTACTACTTTGGTGAAAGAAAACAATTAAGACCATATATCGGTTTGAATGCGGGCGGATCAATCATGCTTCAGGAAAAAGCTGTTGGAATTTTCTTATGGAATAATGATCAATGGCAATGGGGTGTTGCACCGGAAGTCGGTGTTGCAATTCCTGTTGAACGAGATTTTGGTTTATTGATTAATGGAAAGTACAATATGTATTTTTCCGGTCAAGATGCTATCGGTAACGATATAAATAATTCTTACTGGGCTATAAACGTTGGCTTTATTTGGGAACCATAG
- a CDS encoding Rieske (2Fe-2S) protein translates to MKQKKEKKKIRQTDTKVSEQTQPKDPVQSRREFLNKLWKGLGIVAVVEFTAVFFGFLFTGKDEKENEKPKQLFDAGDINSFQSNSVTIFRGGRFYLVRLEDGGFLALSLRCTHLGCSINWEEDKKRFICPCHASAFEINGNVQNPPAPSALDYFPVTIQSGRVMVDIGTKLSRNRFSKDQVVYV, encoded by the coding sequence ATGAAGCAAAAAAAAGAAAAGAAAAAAATAAGGCAAACTGATACGAAAGTTTCTGAACAAACTCAGCCCAAAGATCCTGTACAAAGCAGGCGTGAGTTTCTGAATAAACTCTGGAAAGGATTAGGGATTGTTGCTGTAGTTGAGTTCACTGCTGTCTTCTTCGGATTTCTTTTCACCGGCAAAGATGAGAAGGAAAATGAAAAACCAAAACAACTATTCGATGCAGGCGATATCAATTCTTTTCAATCAAATTCGGTTACAATTTTCAGAGGAGGAAGATTTTATCTGGTTAGATTAGAAGATGGCGGTTTTCTGGCTTTGTCCTTAAGATGTACTCATTTAGGCTGCTCAATTAACTGGGAAGAAGATAAAAAAAGATTTATCTGTCCCTGCCATGCTTCTGCATTTGAAATTAATGGGAATGTCCAGAATCCACCTGCACCATCAGCTTTAGATTACTTCCCTGTCACAATCCAGAGTGGAAGAGTTATGGTTGACATCGGAACAAAGCTAAGCAGAAACCGGTTCAGTAAAGATCAAGTCGTGTACGTTTAA